The Pseudarthrobacter defluvii DNA window TCCCCGGGGGCGAGGCGGACGCCCAGGGAGTCTTCGCCAACTCCATTGTTTCCTCGCGGCTGCTGGCCCGCATCGCCGCCGCTGCCGGTTTCGCCCACCAGGAGACACTCACCGGATTCAAGTGGATTTCCCGTGTTCCCGGCCTGGTTTACGGTTACGAGGAGGCGCTGGGGTACTGCGTGGCGCCGGACCTGGTGAAGGACAAGGACGGCATCTCCGCCGCAGTCCTGATCGCCGAACTCGCCGCCACCGCCAAAGCCGCAGGCAAGACGGTCTTCGACACTCTGGATGAGCTGTACCTCCAGCATGGCCTGCACGCCAGCGACCAGCTCAGCATCAGGGTTGCGGACCTGGGCCTGCTGGACGCCATGATGAACCGTCTGCGGGTTTCGCCGCCCGAATCGTTCGGGCAGTCAGCGGTGGAGGTCTTCACTGACCTTGCCGAGGGAAGCGCCCAGCTGCCGCCCACCGAGGGGCTGCTTTACATCACGCGGAACCTGACCCGCGTCATCATCCGGCCCAGCGGCACGGAGCCCAAGCTCAAGTGCTACCTGGAGGTCATCCACCAGGTGGGCTCCGCCGCGGAGCTGCCGGCGGCACGCCAGGCCGTGCGGGCCTCGCTGGACGAGGTCCTGCACGACGTCAGCGAAGCGCTGGGGCTGTAACCGGTTCTTCTTAAGCACCAAAGGGGCGCGGGGCTTTCTGAAAGCCCGGCGCCCCTTTTGTGGGTCAGCCCAAGTACTGGAGCTGCACCTCGACGAAGCCGTCGCTGACGCGGGTGCTGTACGCTGCCAGCCGCAAGCCGGGGGTGCTGAAGCACTCACCGGTCTCAAGGTCGTAGACCTCCTTACGCAGCGGCGAGGCGATAGTGGGCCGCGTTCCCTTGGAACCGAGGATGCCGCGGGCCATGACGTGGGCTCCGGTGGCAGGGTCCTCATGGGCCACCGCAAAGACTTCGCTGGGGCCGGTGCGGAACAGCGCAATCTGGCGGCCTGCCACGAGGGCTGCCTCACCCCAGGCGGGTTCGAGGTCATCCACCATGCAGACACGGTGCCAGCCGGTCCCGAACCCGGTGAGGTCTGATTCGGCGGCGAGCGCCCCAAGTTCCAGTGTTGCCGTCATGTCCGGCTCCTTTCCCTGTGCCTGTTGTCCTTTTCGATGGCTGCTTCTGCGGCCATGTCCCACGCTAGGGTCCAGGTGTTTCAGCGGGGTGCGGCGTATGTGTCCGGCGGGTAAAAGAGACCTAACCCGGGCGGAAACGCATCCGTGATGCAGAAGTTAAGTTGACGAAACAATTGGGAAACTGAGGCGAAACTGCCCCTTCCTAGGCTGGAGGCACAAGCTGCAGAGCACCGTCTGCGGCCCATGCGAAAGGCCCACAGTGACCGAACAGACCTCAAGCACAGAGACTCCGCGCCGCATCGTCGTCGCCGGCGGCGGCCCCGCTGCCCACCGTTTTGCGGACGCCATGCATGCCCGCGGCCTCGACGGCTGGCATGTCACGGTCCTTACCGAGGAAGCGCACCTCCCGTACGACCGGGTGGCGCTCTCCAAAGCTCTCACCGACACCGGCGTGGACCTCACCCTGGGCACCGCCTCCATGTGGGACCACGGCTCGCTGGTCCTGAAGACGGGCGAGCGCGTGGTAAAAATCAATGCCGCCGCTAAGAAGGTGGAAACCGCCGCCGGGAACGCCTACGCCTACGACGAGCTGGTGGTCGCCACAGGTTCTGATGCTGTGCGCCTGCCCATCCCCGGTGCTGAGCACGCCCACGTCTACCGCACCCTCGAGGACGTGTGGGCCATCAACAAGGCCATTGCCGGCCTCACCGAAAAGCTCGGCCGCAAAATTAACGCCGTGACCATCGGCGGCGGGCTCCTCGGCCTCGAATCGGCCGCCGGCACCGAGCAGCTGGGCGCCACCCCCGTGGTCATCAACGGTGCGCCGTGGCTCATGAACACCCAGCTGGACGAGGGCGCCGGCCAGGCCCTGGGCCGGCTCATCGAAGCCAAGGGCTTCGAAGTCCACGGCGGCGTGTTCCCCAGCGGGATTTTGGCGGACGACGGCGGCCAGGTCACCGGGGTGCTCATGGCGGACGAGCGCATCATCCCGGCAGACCTGGTCATTGTCGCCGTCGGTGTCAGGCCCCGCGATGAGCTTTTCCGCGCCGGCGAGGGCGACGAGCAGCTGTTCAGCCTGGGCCAGCGCGGCGGCGTGGTCATCAACGACTACTGCGCCACCGAAGTACCAGGGATCTGGGCCATCGGTGAGGTGGCCAACTTCGGCGGCATGTGCCTGGGCCTGGTGGCCCCCGCCAACACCATGGCCGAGATCGTGGCCGACCGGCTGCACGGCGGCGACGCCACGTTCCCGGGTTTCGACACCGCCACCAAACTGAAACTGTCCGGGGTGGATGTGGCCAGCT harbors:
- the nirD gene encoding nitrite reductase small subunit NirD, translating into MTATLELGALAAESDLTGFGTGWHRVCMVDDLEPAWGEAALVAGRQIALFRTGPSEVFAVAHEDPATGAHVMARGILGSKGTRPTIASPLRKEVYDLETGECFSTPGLRLAAYSTRVSDGFVEVQLQYLG